A genomic stretch from bacterium includes:
- a CDS encoding formate--tetrahydrofolate ligase, whose product MKSDIEIAQECKMKPIIDVARDLGLEEDDIEFYGKYKAK is encoded by the coding sequence ATGAAATCAGACATTGAGATCGCACAAGAGTGCAAGATGAAGCCCATCATTGATGTGGCAAGGGATTTAGGGTTAGAAGAGGATGACATTGAGTTCTATGGGAAATACAAGGCAAAGG